One part of the Lapillicoccus jejuensis genome encodes these proteins:
- a CDS encoding peroxidase family protein, with protein sequence MPRSTRSPRRSRPARAAVGAVLTGAVLLAQAGLLPARATTAPVGQGFTVTTGDLAYILKQIKIAERHSMTRTPANPCGTLLNQPGDGIPDAEQVPDTVTPYGLRTVDGTCNNLKAGNAGLGAADATFPRLTTPSFRAADPVTASFPVGPPGATSYAQTAPGNVVVDAEPRVVSNLVVDQTSANPAAVAAAGHPVRAQSAAPTAVPCTTDPQLDAVPPVAGVPAGCTPSHQTLFIPNITTDVGLSPPYNSLFTFFGQFFDHGLDQTTKGGGTVFVPLKADDPLVAGPDHVLGTADDLPASRRFMVLTRGSVQPGPDGALGTADDVPDASNTDTPWVDQSQTYASHASHQVFLREYARDGAGRPVAAGRLLGGLGAGQTYPGSPDGRSGLATWASVKDQAARLLGLRLTDADVLDVPMIATDPYGRFLPGPARGLPQYVTASGLVEGDTAAPVAVPADVLHVGAPFVTDIAHDADPSPQDTDHNPATPPVPPVADADTTVSTAADPQPAGTYDDELLGAHFACGDGRCNENIALSAVHQVFHSEHDRLVDDIDATLHGDTSPAGVAALAAWQDTSSGSGYGYGERLFQAARYVTEMEYQHTVFEEFARKMQPLIKPFHAYSPDIDPRVSAEFASAVYRFGHSMLDDVVARRVEDVAPDGTVTKTDASLPLLDAFLSPPTYFDGGAAGTLTPEKAAGAIMMGSSDQVGNELDEFVTETLRNNLLGLPLDLATLNIARGREVGLPRLNEVRRQLYAKTSDGQLTPYTSWSDLGQHLKHPETLVNLVAAYGHHPTVVAATTVAAKRAAARAIVAPAPGDPTPLDATDFLLGTGAWASTPAGVTTTGVDDVDLWVGGLAEQTNLFGGLLGSTFNYVFQSQLEALQDGDRFYYIARTVGLNLRSQLEGNSFAELVQRNTDGTRALKADSFATADCRFDLAHLAGTAAGFAQLGAGVADDPSTTDCDESRLLVRSPDGTLSYRQTNTVDKPGINGQSVYQGTAGVDRVVGGNDNDTVWGGAGNDVVDGSGGDDVVLAGEGDDIVTDSGGNDTLKGGPGDDYLDGGLGNDILLGGDGQDLINGGANDNETFAGPGNDYVVAGQGADTVFGDGGDDWIEGGQGVDLLQGDHGAPFLDDPGELAPGHDVLIGQSGDNDNEAEGGDDVIAQSTGIDRNVGAAGFDWATHQYDAGPANDDMNINNAQAGLPIPITANRDRWQEVEGDSGSPYDDVLGGTNTVPRTVGGAGLLGCDVLDQAGVDRIAGLSALLPQPLTGDLGAVVARSAAGRCPLSGPVWGEGDILLGGAGSDTITGRGGNDVIDGDKALQVRISVRTDPADPATETGTTDLVEHPATSGTFGPGTAGMTLQQAVGAGLVPPGHLVTVREIITPSDPTAVDTAVFSGPRGSYSIVPTGDRVTVTQTGPLVAGQTVSDGSDTLFHVEKLRFSDQSVDVATLPVAAYPTITTAVPGTTSARLAWAPPVGNTSPVTSYTVLTSTGGAVVATATVPATTTTLQVSKLTAGTPYTFQVQGLTASGTLVSPVSAPVVPYTVPAAPTGVTGVGGVQSVTLSWTPGANGWSPITSYLVLVRVSGVLVRTDTVQGAVSSATIGGLVSGTTYTFVVKAVNAAGVGKGSTATSGIKAVPPKTAPGAPVIGNAAPGVVGGEVSALATWLAPASTGGSKITGYQVTALLMDADGVTPVGTPVTVTVAATLRKTFVVLPPGTYRFEVRATNAIGTGLASDRSNAVVAQ encoded by the coding sequence ATGCCGCGCTCCACCCGATCGCCCCGCCGCTCCCGTCCCGCGCGCGCCGCCGTCGGCGCGGTCCTCACCGGTGCCGTGCTCCTCGCGCAGGCCGGGCTCCTGCCCGCCCGGGCCACGACCGCCCCGGTCGGCCAGGGCTTCACCGTCACCACCGGCGACCTCGCCTACATCCTCAAGCAGATCAAGATCGCCGAGCGGCACTCGATGACCCGGACGCCGGCCAACCCCTGCGGCACCCTGCTCAACCAGCCCGGCGACGGGATCCCCGACGCGGAGCAGGTCCCGGACACCGTGACGCCGTACGGGCTGCGGACGGTGGACGGGACGTGCAACAACCTCAAGGCCGGCAACGCCGGGCTGGGCGCCGCGGACGCGACCTTCCCGCGGCTGACGACGCCGTCGTTCCGCGCCGCGGACCCGGTGACCGCATCCTTCCCCGTCGGTCCGCCCGGGGCGACGTCGTACGCGCAGACCGCTCCCGGCAACGTGGTCGTCGACGCCGAACCGCGCGTCGTGAGCAACCTCGTCGTCGACCAGACGAGCGCCAACCCGGCCGCCGTCGCCGCCGCCGGCCACCCGGTGCGCGCGCAGAGCGCCGCCCCGACCGCGGTGCCGTGCACCACCGACCCGCAGCTCGACGCGGTCCCGCCGGTGGCCGGCGTCCCGGCGGGCTGCACCCCGTCGCACCAGACGCTGTTCATCCCCAACATCACCACCGACGTCGGCCTGTCGCCGCCGTACAACAGCCTGTTCACGTTCTTCGGACAGTTCTTCGACCACGGCCTGGACCAGACCACCAAGGGCGGCGGGACGGTCTTCGTGCCGCTCAAGGCGGACGACCCGCTCGTCGCCGGGCCGGACCACGTGCTCGGCACGGCCGACGACCTGCCGGCGAGCCGGCGCTTCATGGTCCTCACCCGCGGCTCGGTCCAGCCCGGACCCGACGGCGCCCTCGGCACCGCCGACGACGTGCCGGACGCCTCGAACACCGACACCCCGTGGGTCGACCAGAGCCAGACCTACGCCTCGCACGCCTCGCACCAGGTCTTCCTGCGCGAGTACGCGCGCGACGGCGCCGGTCGTCCCGTGGCGGCCGGCCGCCTGCTGGGCGGTCTCGGCGCCGGTCAGACCTACCCCGGCTCCCCCGACGGGCGCTCCGGGCTGGCCACCTGGGCCTCGGTCAAGGACCAGGCGGCCCGGCTCCTCGGGCTGCGCCTGACGGACGCGGACGTGCTGGACGTCCCGATGATCGCCACGGACCCCTACGGCCGCTTCCTGCCCGGGCCCGCCCGCGGGCTGCCGCAGTACGTCACGGCCTCCGGGCTCGTCGAGGGGGACACGGCCGCACCGGTCGCCGTCCCCGCCGACGTCCTCCACGTCGGCGCCCCCTTCGTCACCGACATCGCGCACGACGCCGACCCGTCGCCCCAGGACACGGACCACAACCCGGCGACCCCACCCGTCCCCCCGGTGGCCGACGCGGACACGACCGTCTCGACCGCCGCCGACCCGCAGCCCGCGGGCACGTACGACGACGAGCTGCTGGGAGCCCACTTCGCCTGCGGCGACGGCCGGTGCAACGAGAACATCGCGCTGTCGGCCGTGCACCAGGTCTTCCACTCCGAGCACGACCGGCTCGTCGACGACATCGACGCGACCCTGCACGGCGACACCAGCCCGGCCGGCGTGGCCGCGCTCGCCGCGTGGCAGGACACCTCGTCGGGCTCCGGCTACGGGTACGGCGAGCGGCTGTTCCAAGCCGCCCGCTACGTCACCGAGATGGAGTACCAGCACACGGTCTTCGAGGAGTTCGCGCGCAAGATGCAGCCGCTCATCAAGCCGTTCCACGCCTACTCCCCCGACATCGACCCGCGGGTGTCGGCCGAGTTCGCCTCCGCCGTCTACCGCTTCGGCCACTCGATGCTCGACGACGTCGTCGCCCGCCGGGTCGAGGACGTCGCGCCCGACGGCACGGTGACGAAGACGGACGCGTCCCTCCCGCTGCTCGACGCGTTCCTGTCGCCCCCCACCTACTTCGACGGCGGCGCGGCCGGGACCCTCACGCCCGAGAAGGCTGCCGGGGCGATCATGATGGGCTCCTCCGACCAGGTCGGGAACGAGCTCGACGAGTTCGTCACCGAGACGCTGCGGAACAACCTGCTCGGGCTGCCGCTCGACCTGGCCACGCTCAACATCGCCCGGGGCCGCGAGGTCGGCCTGCCCCGGCTCAACGAGGTCCGTCGCCAGCTCTACGCGAAGACCTCCGACGGGCAGCTGACGCCGTACACCAGCTGGAGCGACCTCGGGCAGCACCTCAAGCACCCCGAGACGCTGGTCAACCTCGTGGCCGCCTACGGCCACCACCCGACCGTCGTCGCCGCCACCACGGTGGCGGCCAAGCGTGCCGCCGCCCGCGCCATCGTCGCCCCCGCCCCCGGCGACCCCACCCCGCTCGACGCCACCGACTTCCTGCTCGGCACCGGCGCGTGGGCGAGCACCCCGGCCGGGGTGACGACCACCGGGGTCGACGACGTCGACCTGTGGGTGGGCGGGCTGGCCGAGCAGACCAACCTCTTCGGCGGTCTGCTGGGCAGCACCTTCAACTACGTCTTCCAGAGCCAGCTCGAGGCGCTCCAGGACGGCGACCGGTTCTACTACATCGCCCGCACCGTGGGGCTGAACCTGCGCAGCCAGCTCGAGGGCAACTCGTTCGCCGAGCTCGTGCAGCGCAACACCGACGGCACCCGCGCGCTCAAGGCCGACTCCTTCGCCACGGCCGACTGCCGCTTCGACCTCGCGCACCTGGCGGGGACGGCGGCCGGCTTCGCCCAGCTCGGGGCGGGCGTCGCCGACGACCCGTCGACGACCGACTGCGACGAGAGCAGGCTGCTCGTGCGCAGCCCCGACGGCACCCTGTCCTACCGGCAGACCAACACGGTCGACAAGCCCGGGATCAACGGGCAGTCGGTCTACCAGGGGACGGCGGGCGTCGACCGGGTCGTCGGCGGCAACGACAACGACACCGTCTGGGGCGGCGCCGGCAACGACGTCGTCGACGGCTCCGGCGGCGACGACGTCGTCCTCGCCGGCGAGGGCGACGACATCGTCACCGACTCGGGTGGGAACGACACGCTCAAGGGCGGGCCGGGCGACGACTACCTCGACGGGGGCCTCGGCAACGACATCCTCCTCGGCGGCGACGGTCAGGACCTGATCAACGGGGGCGCGAACGACAACGAGACCTTCGCCGGACCGGGCAACGACTACGTCGTCGCCGGGCAGGGCGCCGACACCGTCTTCGGTGACGGCGGCGACGACTGGATCGAGGGCGGGCAGGGCGTCGACCTGCTCCAGGGCGACCACGGCGCGCCGTTCCTCGACGACCCCGGCGAGCTCGCCCCGGGCCACGACGTCCTCATCGGCCAGTCCGGCGACAACGACAACGAGGCCGAGGGTGGCGACGACGTCATCGCCCAGTCCACCGGCATCGACCGGAACGTCGGAGCCGCCGGGTTCGACTGGGCCACCCACCAGTACGACGCCGGCCCGGCCAACGACGACATGAACATCAACAACGCGCAGGCCGGTCTGCCGATCCCGATCACGGCCAACCGCGACCGGTGGCAGGAGGTCGAGGGCGACTCCGGGTCGCCGTACGACGACGTCCTGGGCGGCACGAACACGGTGCCCCGCACCGTCGGCGGCGCCGGGCTCCTCGGCTGCGACGTGCTCGACCAGGCCGGGGTCGACCGCATCGCCGGGCTGTCGGCGCTGCTGCCGCAGCCGCTCACCGGCGACCTCGGCGCCGTCGTCGCCCGCTCCGCCGCCGGGCGCTGCCCGCTCTCGGGCCCGGTCTGGGGCGAGGGTGACATCCTCCTCGGCGGCGCCGGCAGCGACACCATCACCGGTCGCGGGGGCAACGACGTCATCGACGGCGACAAGGCCCTCCAGGTGCGGATCAGCGTGCGGACCGACCCGGCCGACCCGGCCACGGAGACCGGGACGACCGACCTCGTCGAGCACCCGGCCACGTCGGGCACCTTCGGCCCCGGGACCGCGGGCATGACGCTGCAGCAGGCCGTCGGGGCGGGACTGGTCCCGCCGGGCCACCTCGTCACCGTGCGCGAGATCATCACGCCGTCGGACCCCACCGCCGTCGACACCGCCGTGTTCTCCGGACCCCGCGGCAGCTACAGCATCGTCCCGACCGGGGACCGCGTCACCGTCACGCAGACCGGCCCGCTCGTCGCCGGCCAGACCGTCTCCGACGGCAGCGACACCCTGTTCCACGTCGAGAAGCTGCGCTTCTCCGACCAGAGCGTCGACGTGGCGACCCTGCCCGTCGCGGCCTACCCGACGATCACGACGGCCGTCCCGGGGACGACGAGCGCCCGCCTCGCCTGGGCTCCGCCCGTCGGCAACACCTCCCCCGTGACGTCGTACACCGTCCTCACGTCGACCGGGGGCGCCGTCGTCGCGACGGCGACGGTCCCGGCGACGACGACCACGCTGCAGGTCTCCAAGCTGACGGCCGGGACGCCGTACACCTTCCAGGTGCAGGGCCTCACCGCGAGCGGGACGCTGGTCAGCCCGGTCTCCGCGCCGGTCGTGCCCTACACCGTGCCGGCCGCGCCGACCGGGGTGACCGGGGTCGGCGGCGTGCAGTCGGTGACCCTCAGCTGGACCCCGGGGGCGAACGGCTGGTCGCCGATCACGAGCTACCTCGTGCTCGTGCGGGTCTCGGGGGTGCTCGTGCGGACCGACACGGTGCAGGGGGCGGTCTCGTCGGCGACGATCGGCGGGCTCGTCAGCGGGACGACGTACACCTTCGTCGTCAAGGCGGTCAACGCCGCCGGCGTCGGCAAGGGGTCGACCGCGACGAGCGGCATCAAGGCCGTACCCCCCAAGACGGCCCCCGGTGCACCGGTCATCGGCAACGCCGCGCCCGGCGTGGTCGGTGGGGAGGTGTCGGCGCTGGCCACCTGGCTCGCCCCGGCCTCGACCGGCGGCAGCAAGATCACCGGCTACCAGGTGACCGCGCTGCTCATGGACGCCGACGGCGTCACCCCGGTCGGCACCCCCGTCACGGTCACCGTCGCCGCGACGCTGCGCAAGACGTTCGTCGTGCTGCCCCCCGGCACGTACCGCTTCGAGGTGCGCGCCACCAACGCGATCGGCACGGGCCTGGCCTCCGACCGCTCGAACGCGGTCGTCGCGCAATGA
- a CDS encoding PKD domain-containing protein, with amino-acid sequence MLRPLPRPHPPLRRRLLTALGVLVAGTALAASGPGAGAVGALAPAAVLPTLATSTQFDITGFIQSATLDTPDDPHSGGVLKVNGHSIVIPRETIAILPASALTWQELFTHAPDPWKTAGSSGLALEDDPKPPTTYEVNVIGNRVIDGTGDRYVAGLVHISQQDLNTGTGYISYIDYSVGEMEVGGRLGVQGTGTRVRINDPGNPTALDEHGTSGSGRYGRAGSPDDRFQVDQDNPTILAETGFPMCLPRVTADPTVAGNPDDPQCPQANRPVYTGQDTSGITPQVALPVAGGYYTLFRMDTPANVDSNTCVRGTCADPRKQAPFEIGDFVSFAGSLEKDAAGTSYVSAHTITASLGIYTAPGVDPAYVSVEVSLLGTGGLTVFGAGEAAVRTRIEGMSTDESRLIRLYGVDVDPTTGATSDRDWGTVLPDQGPPTGAVRGRWRFRPPCTAAVATTKACTPPAAGQFLPVTREVRAVVDGHSQYQPGGLVPNPGSQVPGTLGATTYANGIYWGQYHAPIGEYIFPENVPGSAVPENNFNTIPFLAYGGYTSVTGTLAGVLGPWPSSVPPPVRTCPAPAINGAPLSVANGGSLKLSGSVADGVTTPVTLQWTVGTIAGDASLTGALTGATTTTPTLSAVGIPAGDYVVTFSAANPCGVETTTAKLTVTPAPPPSINPITDLNVTAGALVTLTATSPAVPAPTWTWTQTAGPAGPVLTQTPSAGTATGTSTLRFTPTVAGTYTYSVTATNANGTSSPTTVKVNVAPSVPVNITLNNVYRTSKQRLVITATSTDVTVSSMKLLPYLTETGTVFDPATLGAAGLTVSVVAPGSFTVTAVGAPPPACKLGGTYATPCSQQPLTVKALNGVGAVIGTSPPSPLTTIRQ; translated from the coding sequence ATGCTCCGACCCCTACCCAGACCCCATCCACCCCTGCGGCGTCGCCTGCTCACGGCGCTCGGGGTCCTCGTCGCGGGCACGGCCCTGGCTGCCAGCGGGCCGGGCGCCGGCGCGGTGGGGGCCCTCGCCCCGGCGGCCGTCCTGCCCACCCTCGCGACGAGCACCCAGTTCGACATCACCGGCTTCATCCAGTCGGCGACGCTCGACACCCCCGACGACCCGCACTCCGGTGGGGTGCTCAAGGTCAACGGCCACTCCATCGTCATCCCCCGGGAGACGATCGCCATCCTCCCCGCCAGCGCCCTCACCTGGCAGGAGCTCTTCACCCACGCGCCGGACCCGTGGAAGACGGCCGGGAGCAGCGGGCTCGCGCTCGAGGACGACCCGAAGCCGCCGACGACCTACGAGGTCAACGTCATCGGCAACCGGGTCATCGACGGCACCGGTGACCGGTACGTCGCCGGCCTGGTCCACATCTCGCAGCAGGACCTCAACACCGGCACCGGCTACATCAGCTACATCGACTACTCCGTCGGTGAGATGGAGGTCGGCGGTCGGCTCGGGGTGCAGGGCACCGGGACCCGGGTGCGGATCAATGACCCCGGCAACCCGACCGCGCTCGACGAGCACGGGACGTCGGGCAGCGGCCGCTACGGTCGCGCAGGTTCCCCGGACGACCGCTTCCAGGTCGACCAGGACAACCCGACGATCCTCGCCGAGACCGGCTTCCCCATGTGCCTGCCGCGCGTGACCGCCGACCCGACCGTCGCCGGCAACCCCGACGACCCGCAGTGCCCCCAGGCCAACCGGCCGGTCTACACGGGCCAGGACACCTCCGGCATCACGCCGCAGGTCGCCCTGCCGGTCGCGGGCGGCTACTACACCCTCTTCCGGATGGACACCCCGGCCAACGTGGACAGCAACACCTGCGTCCGCGGCACCTGCGCCGACCCGCGCAAGCAGGCCCCCTTCGAGATCGGCGACTTCGTCAGCTTCGCCGGCAGCCTCGAGAAGGACGCCGCCGGGACGAGCTACGTGTCGGCGCACACCATCACCGCCAGCCTCGGCATCTACACCGCGCCCGGCGTCGACCCGGCCTACGTGTCGGTCGAGGTCTCCCTCCTCGGCACCGGCGGCCTGACGGTCTTCGGCGCCGGTGAGGCGGCGGTGCGCACCCGGATCGAGGGCATGAGCACCGACGAGTCGCGCCTCATCCGCCTGTACGGCGTCGACGTCGACCCCACCACCGGGGCCACGAGCGACCGCGACTGGGGCACCGTCCTGCCCGACCAGGGCCCGCCGACCGGGGCGGTCCGCGGCCGCTGGCGCTTCCGGCCCCCGTGCACCGCGGCCGTGGCCACGACGAAGGCCTGCACGCCGCCCGCCGCCGGGCAGTTCCTGCCGGTGACCCGCGAGGTGCGCGCCGTCGTCGACGGGCACTCTCAGTACCAGCCCGGCGGCCTCGTGCCCAACCCCGGCAGCCAGGTCCCCGGCACCCTCGGCGCCACGACCTACGCCAACGGGATCTACTGGGGCCAGTACCACGCCCCGATCGGGGAGTACATCTTCCCGGAGAACGTCCCCGGGTCCGCGGTGCCGGAGAACAACTTCAACACCATCCCGTTCCTCGCCTACGGCGGCTACACGAGCGTCACCGGCACCCTCGCCGGGGTGCTCGGACCGTGGCCGAGCAGCGTCCCGCCCCCGGTGCGCACCTGCCCGGCCCCCGCCATCAACGGGGCGCCGCTCTCGGTGGCCAACGGCGGCTCGCTCAAGCTGTCCGGCAGCGTCGCCGACGGCGTGACCACGCCGGTCACTCTCCAGTGGACGGTCGGCACGATCGCCGGCGATGCCTCCCTGACCGGCGCGCTCACCGGGGCGACGACGACGACGCCGACGTTGTCGGCGGTCGGGATCCCCGCGGGCGACTACGTCGTCACCTTCAGCGCCGCCAACCCGTGCGGCGTGGAGACGACCACGGCCAAGCTCACGGTCACGCCGGCCCCTCCGCCGTCGATCAACCCGATCACCGACCTCAACGTCACCGCGGGGGCGCTCGTCACCCTCACGGCGACCAGCCCGGCGGTCCCCGCGCCCACCTGGACGTGGACCCAGACGGCGGGCCCGGCCGGTCCGGTCCTCACCCAGACCCCGTCGGCCGGGACGGCCACCGGCACCTCCACCCTGCGGTTCACGCCGACGGTGGCGGGGACGTACACCTACTCGGTGACGGCCACGAACGCCAACGGCACCTCGTCGCCGACGACGGTCAAGGTCAACGTCGCACCGTCGGTGCCGGTCAACATCACGCTCAACAACGTGTACCGCACGAGCAAGCAGCGCCTGGTCATCACGGCCACCTCGACCGACGTCACCGTCTCGTCGATGAAGCTGCTGCCGTACCTCACGGAGACGGGCACGGTGTTCGACCCGGCCACCCTCGGCGCGGCGGGGCTCACGGTCTCGGTCGTGGCGCCCGGGTCGTTCACGGTCACCGCGGTCGGCGCACCGCCGCCGGCCTGCAAGCTCGGGGGCACGTACGCCACCCCCTGCTCGCAGCAGCCGCTGACGGTCAAGGCCCTCAACGGGGTGGGGGCGGTGATCGGCACCAGCCCGCCGTCGCCCCTCACCACGATCCGGCAGTGA
- a CDS encoding multicopper oxidase family protein, translating into MTLHLDDTAGLVAPPDLEPPSSGVARRTLLRLGAAGGLGLAVAGWQNAANPFLAQRGLLTADGAFAAASTIVGDALYLEMFPTSPLIVSPFRDPLPVPQALAPTSRLEYSAWAQPPGPGSGQQNSLGNEQHQLWPSQVGSVDPIVYKIEVKVGQHSFTTSQVLPINAFGKPTVSFDAAGATYAAGTRRTLPPSTIYGFNGTFPGPRINAEYGRPALVRFVNQLDQNPLGLDRQDFGAPDWSFLTHLHNAHTAPESDGNPHYSMTRGPKLSGYLPGMWVDNLYLNWPAGGDDREKQSFFWFHDHRMDHTGSNVYKGLVGIYPIYDPKNGMDMGDERQGLRLPGVRKNRPDGAFDVLYDVPLVFSDVRLDDGVTTHLDVHDTQGDFPQAHNPATHPEWWGKSFYKHMPNHGFVGDIFAVNGTAYPVMKVKRRKYRFRFLDASVSRIYEFKLMSSTRGPRSSASLGYQNTELEGQYRIPDGQQCMQFTQIASDGGLLPFPITRDSFELWPAKRREVIIDFTRYQDGTPTTKGDVVYLTNVMKMPDGRMWTNSSRSTPDPAYMVPVLKFVIGDAAVDNSVMPSPMTPLRELPPLPSNWQSLLDNRLVFEVQRGSGGGEVEWLVNGSPFTPNAVATSLVNPAGQVLPASQPKGSFNLWEIRNGGGGWVHPFHLHMEEHRTVMRDGKDVTAAGTSDHPDDVSREDLVALDPGESVIVYRGFRDFTGPYVAHCHNLAHEDHAMMFGWEIT; encoded by the coding sequence ATGACCCTTCACCTCGACGACACGGCCGGCCTGGTCGCGCCGCCGGACCTCGAGCCGCCGAGCAGCGGCGTCGCCCGGCGCACGCTGCTGCGTCTCGGCGCGGCCGGGGGCCTGGGCCTGGCGGTCGCCGGCTGGCAGAACGCGGCGAACCCGTTCCTCGCCCAGCGAGGACTGCTGACGGCCGACGGCGCGTTCGCGGCAGCGTCGACGATCGTCGGCGACGCCCTCTACCTCGAGATGTTCCCGACCAGCCCGCTCATCGTCTCCCCCTTCCGCGACCCGCTGCCCGTGCCGCAGGCCCTCGCACCGACGTCGCGGCTGGAGTACTCGGCGTGGGCCCAGCCGCCCGGCCCCGGCTCGGGACAGCAGAACTCGCTCGGCAACGAGCAGCACCAGCTGTGGCCGAGCCAGGTCGGTTCGGTCGACCCGATCGTCTACAAGATCGAGGTGAAGGTCGGCCAGCACAGCTTCACGACGTCCCAGGTGCTGCCGATCAACGCCTTCGGCAAGCCCACCGTCTCCTTCGACGCCGCCGGGGCGACGTACGCCGCCGGGACCCGCCGGACGCTGCCCCCCAGCACGATCTACGGCTTCAACGGCACCTTCCCCGGTCCGCGGATCAACGCCGAGTACGGCCGCCCGGCCCTCGTGCGCTTCGTCAACCAGCTCGACCAGAACCCGCTCGGCCTGGACCGTCAGGACTTCGGCGCCCCCGACTGGTCCTTCCTCACGCACCTGCACAACGCGCACACCGCCCCCGAGAGCGACGGCAACCCGCACTACTCGATGACCCGCGGGCCCAAGCTCAGCGGCTACCTGCCGGGCATGTGGGTCGACAACCTCTACCTCAACTGGCCCGCCGGCGGCGACGACCGCGAGAAGCAGAGCTTCTTCTGGTTCCACGACCACCGGATGGACCACACCGGGTCCAACGTCTACAAGGGCCTCGTCGGCATCTACCCCATCTACGACCCGAAGAACGGGATGGACATGGGCGACGAGCGCCAGGGGCTGCGGTTGCCCGGCGTGCGCAAGAACCGCCCGGACGGCGCCTTCGACGTCCTGTACGACGTCCCGCTCGTCTTCTCCGACGTCCGCCTCGACGACGGCGTCACGACCCACCTCGACGTGCACGACACCCAGGGCGACTTCCCCCAGGCGCACAACCCCGCGACGCACCCCGAGTGGTGGGGCAAGAGCTTCTACAAGCACATGCCCAACCACGGTTTCGTGGGAGACATCTTCGCGGTCAACGGCACGGCGTACCCCGTCATGAAGGTCAAGCGCCGCAAGTACCGCTTCCGCTTCCTCGACGCGTCCGTCTCGCGCATCTACGAGTTCAAGCTCATGAGCTCGACGCGGGGACCGAGGTCGTCGGCGAGCCTGGGTTATCAGAACACCGAGCTCGAGGGGCAGTACCGCATCCCCGACGGCCAGCAGTGCATGCAGTTCACCCAGATCGCCTCGGACGGCGGCCTGCTGCCGTTCCCGATCACCCGTGACTCGTTCGAGCTGTGGCCGGCCAAGCGGCGCGAGGTCATCATCGACTTCACCCGCTACCAGGACGGGACCCCGACGACCAAGGGCGACGTCGTCTACCTCACCAACGTCATGAAGATGCCCGACGGCCGGATGTGGACCAACAGCTCGCGCTCGACCCCGGACCCGGCCTACATGGTCCCCGTGCTCAAGTTCGTCATCGGCGACGCCGCCGTCGACAACAGCGTGATGCCGTCGCCGATGACGCCGCTGCGCGAGCTGCCCCCGCTGCCGAGCAACTGGCAGAGCCTGCTGGACAACCGGCTCGTCTTCGAGGTCCAGCGCGGGTCCGGGGGCGGCGAGGTCGAGTGGCTCGTCAACGGCTCGCCCTTCACCCCCAACGCCGTCGCCACCAGCCTCGTCAACCCGGCCGGGCAGGTCCTGCCCGCGTCGCAGCCCAAGGGCAGCTTCAACCTGTGGGAGATCCGCAACGGCGGGGGTGGCTGGGTCCATCCGTTCCACCTGCACATGGAGGAGCACCGGACGGTCATGCGGGACGGCAAGGACGTCACCGCCGCCGGCACCTCCGACCACCCCGACGACGTCTCGCGCGAGGACCTCGTCGCCCTCGACCCCGGTGAGTCCGTGATCGTCTACCGCGGCTTCCGCGACTTCACCGGTCCCTACGTCGCGCACTGCCACAACCTCGCCCACGAGGACCACGCCATGATGTTCGGCTGGGAGATCACGTGA